One Streptomyces showdoensis genomic region harbors:
- a CDS encoding biotin-dependent carboxyltransferase family protein: MSDRAVAVVRAGALTTVQDLGRTGYAHLGVPRSGALDPGAVRLVNRLLGNEEGAAVLETTLTGCAVRPRCAVTVVVGGAPCPVTVDGRPAAWGSAVRVGPGSLLEVGAAVRGLRSYVGFGGGVAVDPVLGSRSTDLLSGLGPAPLTDGEVLPLGAAAAVRGSVDAPPWPGPPDELVLRVRPGPRDDWFTPDALRTLATGVWRVSSASNRIGLRTEGPSLERAVVRELPSEGMVLGAVQVPPDGRPVVFLADHPTTGGYPVVAVVREADLASAAQAVPGMVVRFVPYR, encoded by the coding sequence ATGAGCGATCGTGCCGTGGCCGTCGTACGGGCCGGGGCGCTGACCACCGTGCAGGACCTGGGCCGGACGGGGTACGCGCACCTGGGCGTGCCCCGTTCGGGGGCGCTCGACCCGGGGGCGGTCCGGCTCGTCAACCGGCTGCTCGGCAACGAGGAGGGCGCGGCCGTCCTGGAGACCACGCTCACCGGGTGCGCGGTGCGGCCGCGGTGCGCGGTGACGGTCGTCGTGGGCGGGGCGCCGTGCCCGGTGACCGTCGACGGCCGTCCCGCCGCCTGGGGCAGTGCCGTACGGGTCGGACCCGGGAGCCTCCTGGAGGTGGGCGCGGCCGTGCGCGGGCTGCGCTCGTACGTGGGGTTCGGCGGCGGTGTCGCCGTCGACCCGGTGCTCGGCAGCCGCTCCACCGATCTGCTGTCCGGGCTGGGCCCGGCGCCGCTGACGGACGGGGAGGTGCTGCCGCTGGGAGCGGCCGCGGCCGTACGGGGGTCGGTCGACGCTCCCCCCTGGCCGGGCCCGCCGGACGAACTGGTCCTGCGGGTCCGGCCGGGTCCGCGCGACGACTGGTTCACTCCGGACGCGCTGCGGACGCTCGCCACGGGGGTGTGGCGGGTGTCCTCGGCGAGCAACCGGATCGGGCTGCGGACGGAGGGCCCCTCCCTGGAGCGGGCGGTCGTGCGGGAGCTGCCCAGCGAGGGCATGGTGCTGGGCGCGGTGCAGGTGCCGCCGGACGGGCGCCCGGTGGTGTTCCTGGCCGACCATCCGACGACGGGGGGCTATCCGGTGGTGGCCGTGGTCCGGGAGGCGGATCTGGCGTCGGCGGCGCAGGCCGTGCCGGGCATGGTGGTGCGTTTCGTGCCGTATCGATGA
- a CDS encoding hydantoinase B/oxoprolinase family protein: MTGGWEFWIDRGGTFTDVVGRRPDGRIVTRKLLSHDPARSHDAAVAGIRLLLGLGPEEPVPADRIDVVKMGTTVATNALLERRGEPTVLLITAGFRDALRIAYQDRPRLFDRHIVLPEAVYARVIEVPERVDARGGVVRPLDEDAVRAELAAAHGEGLRSAAVVLLHGYRYTAHETRVAALARAAGFTQVSSSHEVSPLIKLVPRGDTTVVDAYLSPILRRYVDEVARELAGIRVMFMQSNGGLREAAHFRGKDAVLSGPAGGVVGMARTSAQAGLDRVIGFDMGGTSTDVSHYAGEFERELGTQVAGVRMRAPMMSIHTVAAGGGSVLHYDGRRYRVGPDSAGAVPGPACYRRGGPLTVTDANVMLGRIQPDHFPAVFGESGDQPLDTEVVRARFTALAAEVGGGRTPEQVAAGFLEIAVLGMADAVKKISVQRGHDVTRYALTSFGGAGGQHACAVADALGVDTVLVPPLAGVLSAYGIGLADATAMREQSVEAELDAPGTLDRVTGLCAALADRTRAELRADGLPDAAVTTRARVLLRYAGTDASLPVPLASPEAMRTEFAAVHRARYAFTMDKPVVVEAVSVEAVGTAGPHGPVVVPEGARRGRLTPRATVTTHDGAEPVRTPLHRREDLRPGDTVTGPAILAEADATTVVDAGWRATAADGGHLLLHRVTPRPARVAVGTDVDPVLLEVFNNHFMAIAEQMGVRLENTAHSVNIKERLDFSCALFDPEGNLIANAPHIPVHLGSMGESIKEVLRRNRGSLRPGDVYAINDPYHGGTHLPDVTVVTPVFDDGGTALRFLVASRGHHAEIGGITPGSMPAFSRTVDEEGVLFDNWLLVRDGRLREAETRALLTGARHPSRDPDTNLADLRAQIAANEKGIEELRATVAEFGLDVVHAYMRHVRANAEESVRRIVAGLDDGRCRYETDSGAVVQVAVRVDREQRRAVIDFTGTSPQLPGNANAPTSVVMAAVLYVFRTLVDDDIPLNSGCLEPLDVRVPSGSMLAPVHPAATVAGNVETSQAVTGALYAALGVQAEGSGTMNNVTFGNARVQYYETVASGSGAGEDFDGADAVQTHMTNSRLTDPEILEWRHPVRVEAFAVREGSGGRGRRHGGDGVERRIRFLEPMTVALLTGHRRVPPYGMAGGEPGALGANTVERADGTVDRLDGVDSTEVGPGDVLVVRTPGGGGYGPPPL; encoded by the coding sequence ATGACCGGAGGCTGGGAGTTCTGGATCGACCGGGGCGGCACCTTCACCGACGTCGTGGGCCGGCGTCCGGACGGCCGGATCGTCACCCGCAAGCTCCTCTCGCACGACCCGGCCCGCAGCCACGACGCCGCCGTCGCGGGCATCCGGCTCCTCCTCGGCCTGGGCCCCGAGGAGCCCGTCCCCGCCGACCGGATCGACGTCGTCAAGATGGGCACCACCGTCGCCACCAACGCCCTCCTGGAGCGCCGCGGCGAACCCACCGTCCTCCTGATCACGGCCGGCTTCCGCGACGCCCTGCGCATCGCCTACCAGGACCGCCCCCGCCTCTTCGACCGCCACATCGTGCTGCCCGAGGCGGTCTACGCGCGCGTGATCGAGGTCCCCGAACGCGTCGACGCCCGGGGCGGGGTGGTCCGTCCGCTCGACGAGGACGCCGTCCGCGCGGAGCTCGCCGCCGCCCATGGCGAGGGACTGCGCTCCGCCGCCGTCGTCCTCCTCCACGGCTACCGGTACACCGCACACGAGACCCGCGTCGCCGCCCTCGCCCGTGCCGCCGGGTTCACCCAGGTCAGCAGCTCCCACGAGGTCAGTCCCCTCATCAAACTCGTGCCCCGCGGGGACACCACCGTCGTCGACGCCTACCTCTCGCCGATCCTGCGCCGGTACGTCGACGAGGTCGCCCGCGAACTCGCCGGGATCCGCGTCATGTTCATGCAGTCCAACGGGGGCCTGCGCGAGGCCGCCCACTTCCGCGGCAAGGACGCCGTCCTGTCCGGCCCGGCCGGCGGCGTCGTCGGCATGGCCCGCACCTCGGCGCAGGCCGGACTCGACCGGGTCATCGGCTTCGACATGGGCGGCACCTCCACCGATGTGTCGCACTACGCCGGCGAGTTCGAGCGCGAGCTGGGCACCCAGGTCGCGGGCGTCCGGATGCGCGCCCCGATGATGAGCATCCACACCGTCGCCGCGGGCGGCGGTTCCGTCCTCCACTACGACGGGCGCCGCTACCGCGTCGGACCCGACTCGGCGGGCGCCGTCCCCGGTCCCGCCTGCTACCGGCGCGGCGGCCCGCTGACCGTCACGGACGCCAACGTGATGCTCGGACGGATCCAGCCGGACCACTTCCCGGCCGTGTTCGGCGAGAGCGGCGACCAGCCGCTCGACACAGAGGTCGTCCGCGCTCGGTTCACGGCCCTCGCCGCCGAGGTGGGCGGCGGCCGCACCCCCGAGCAGGTGGCCGCCGGCTTCCTGGAGATCGCCGTCCTCGGCATGGCCGACGCCGTCAAGAAGATCTCCGTCCAGCGCGGCCACGACGTCACCCGCTACGCCCTCACCTCCTTCGGCGGCGCCGGGGGCCAGCACGCCTGTGCCGTCGCCGACGCGCTGGGCGTCGACACCGTCCTCGTACCGCCCCTGGCCGGCGTCCTCTCCGCGTACGGCATCGGCCTCGCCGACGCCACCGCCATGCGCGAACAGTCCGTCGAGGCCGAGCTGGACGCCCCCGGCACCCTCGACCGCGTCACGGGGCTCTGCGCCGCCCTCGCCGACCGCACCCGCGCCGAACTGCGCGCCGACGGGCTGCCCGACGCCGCCGTCACGACCCGGGCGCGCGTCCTGCTGCGCTACGCGGGCACCGACGCGAGCCTCCCGGTGCCGCTCGCCTCCCCGGAAGCGATGAGAACCGAGTTCGCAGCCGTCCATCGCGCGCGCTACGCCTTCACCATGGACAAGCCGGTCGTCGTCGAGGCCGTCTCCGTGGAGGCCGTCGGCACCGCCGGCCCCCACGGCCCCGTCGTCGTCCCCGAAGGAGCACGGCGGGGGCGGCTCACCCCACGGGCCACCGTCACCACCCACGACGGGGCCGAGCCCGTCCGCACCCCGCTGCACCGCCGCGAGGACCTGCGCCCCGGCGACACCGTCACCGGTCCCGCGATCCTCGCCGAGGCAGACGCCACCACCGTCGTGGACGCCGGCTGGCGGGCCACCGCCGCCGACGGCGGGCACCTCCTCCTGCACCGGGTCACCCCGCGCCCCGCGCGGGTGGCGGTCGGCACCGACGTCGACCCCGTCCTCCTGGAGGTGTTCAACAACCACTTCATGGCCATCGCCGAGCAGATGGGCGTCCGCTTGGAGAACACCGCCCACTCCGTCAACATCAAGGAACGGCTCGACTTCTCCTGCGCCCTCTTCGACCCCGAGGGCAACCTCATCGCCAACGCCCCGCACATCCCGGTCCACCTCGGCTCCATGGGCGAGTCCATCAAGGAGGTCCTGCGCCGCAACCGGGGCTCCCTGCGCCCCGGCGACGTGTACGCGATCAACGACCCGTACCACGGGGGCACCCACCTGCCCGACGTCACGGTCGTCACCCCCGTCTTCGACGACGGCGGCACCGCGCTGCGCTTCCTGGTCGCCTCCCGCGGCCACCACGCCGAGATCGGCGGCATCACCCCCGGCTCCATGCCCGCCTTCAGCCGCACCGTCGACGAGGAGGGCGTCCTCTTCGACAACTGGCTGCTCGTGCGCGACGGGAGACTGCGCGAGGCCGAGACCCGGGCGCTGCTCACCGGCGCCCGCCACCCCTCGCGCGACCCCGACACCAACCTCGCCGACCTGCGCGCCCAGATCGCCGCCAACGAGAAGGGCATCGAGGAACTTCGCGCGACCGTCGCCGAGTTCGGCCTCGACGTCGTCCACGCCTACATGCGGCACGTCCGCGCCAACGCCGAGGAGTCCGTCCGCCGGATCGTCGCCGGTCTGGACGACGGGCGCTGCCGCTACGAGACCGACTCCGGAGCCGTCGTCCAGGTCGCCGTCCGTGTCGACCGGGAACAGCGCCGCGCCGTGATCGACTTCACCGGCACCTCGCCCCAGCTGCCGGGCAACGCCAACGCCCCCACCTCCGTGGTCATGGCCGCCGTCCTCTACGTGTTCCGCACGCTCGTCGACGACGACATCCCGCTCAACAGCGGCTGCCTGGAACCGCTCGACGTCCGCGTCCCGTCCGGCTCCATGCTCGCCCCCGTCCACCCCGCCGCCACCGTCGCCGGGAACGTCGAGACCTCCCAGGCCGTCACCGGCGCCCTGTACGCGGCGCTGGGCGTGCAGGCGGAGGGCTCCGGCACCATGAACAACGTCACCTTCGGCAACGCGCGCGTGCAGTACTACGAGACGGTCGCCAGCGGCTCCGGCGCCGGCGAGGACTTCGACGGGGCCGACGCCGTGCAGACCCACATGACGAACTCCCGGCTGACCGACCCCGAGATCCTGGAGTGGCGCCATCCGGTCCGGGTCGAGGCCTTCGCCGTCCGCGAGGGCAGCGGCGGCCGCGGCCGCCGGCACGGCGGCGACGGAGTGGAGCGCCGCATCCGCTTCCTGGAGCCCATGACGGTCGCCCTGCTCACCGGACACCGGCGCGTCCCGCCCTACGGCATGGCGGGCGGCGAACCCGGCGCCCTCGGCGCCAACACCGTCGAACGCGCCGACGGCACCGTGGACCGCCTCGACGGCGTCGACTCCACCGAGGTCGGCCCCGGCGACGTCCTCGTCGTCCGCACCCCCGGAGGCGGCGGTTACGGCCCGCCGCCCCTGTGA
- a CDS encoding 5-oxoprolinase subunit B family protein, producing the protein MRARKVYRVGDRGLLVELVSGEATEAFHAELLRRRAEGALPSVREIVPAARTVLLEGVTAPDRLAAELRGWDVPARCAPDGAAVTVPVRYDGPDLPEVAALWGVSVEAAVRIHAETVFRVAFCGFAPGFGYLTGLGPRYEVPRRATPRTAVPAGSVALAGPYTGVYPRSSPGGWQLIGTTDAVLWDTAREPAALLSPGARVRFTVAGR; encoded by the coding sequence ATGAGGGCGCGCAAGGTGTACCGGGTCGGCGACCGGGGCCTGCTCGTCGAGCTGGTGAGCGGGGAGGCGACCGAGGCCTTCCACGCCGAACTGCTGCGGCGGCGGGCGGAGGGCGCGCTGCCCTCCGTGCGGGAGATCGTGCCGGCGGCGCGGACCGTGCTCCTCGAAGGGGTGACGGCGCCGGACCGGCTCGCGGCCGAGCTGCGCGGCTGGGACGTGCCCGCGCGGTGCGCGCCCGACGGGGCGGCGGTGACGGTGCCGGTCCGTTACGACGGGCCGGACCTGCCGGAGGTGGCCGCCCTGTGGGGGGTGTCGGTGGAGGCGGCGGTGCGGATCCACGCGGAGACCGTGTTCCGGGTCGCCTTCTGCGGGTTCGCGCCGGGCTTCGGCTATCTGACGGGGCTGGGGCCGCGGTACGAGGTGCCGCGCCGGGCCACTCCGCGGACCGCCGTCCCGGCCGGGTCGGTGGCGCTGGCGGGGCCGTACACGGGGGTGTACCCGCGTTCCTCGCCGGGCGGCTGGCAGCTGATCGGCACGACCGACGCGGTGCTGTGGGACACGGCCCGCGAGCCGGCGGCGCTGCTCTCCCCCGGTGCCCGGGTGCGTTTCACGGTGGCGGGCCGATGA
- a CDS encoding ankyrin repeat domain-containing protein, translating into MSESQAPDPEVVELASKVFDLARTGDAAALAAYVDAGVPANLTNEKGDSLVMLAAYHGHADAVAVLLERGADADRANDRGQTPLAGAVFKGEDGVVRALLAGGANPQAGTPSAVDTARMFGKAELLELFGAG; encoded by the coding sequence ATGAGCGAGAGCCAGGCCCCGGACCCCGAGGTCGTCGAGCTGGCTTCCAAGGTCTTCGACCTGGCCCGCACCGGCGACGCGGCGGCCCTCGCCGCCTACGTCGACGCGGGGGTCCCGGCGAACCTCACCAACGAGAAGGGCGACTCGCTCGTCATGCTCGCCGCCTACCACGGGCACGCCGACGCGGTCGCCGTCCTCCTGGAGCGCGGTGCCGACGCCGACCGCGCCAACGACCGCGGCCAGACCCCGCTCGCCGGTGCCGTCTTCAAGGGCGAGGACGGCGTCGTGCGCGCCCTGCTGGCCGGCGGGGCGAATCCGCAGGCCGGGACTCCGTCCGCCGTGGACACCGCGCGCATGTTCGGCAAGGCCGAACTCCTGGAGCTGTTCGGAGCCGGGTGA
- a CDS encoding membrane protein, which translates to MARRPLPRILSSGSAQIARSREIARTAADSATDVLHPLITISRGLRKLAATARAKWAATPKERRGPTLFLVAACVLVVAFMPYGPLFALVGVMGAAAWQGRERPVVKTGPDDAEVARLKGLYEALVPYLSLPDDPEPLFAHGGDWSGAFSDYAFDEDGRPTRLRIAYPPYFTDGEPAARARIEQLLHAKSGRGREYLFDWDEEGNRLTMHVLDALPTTIAAQHFVTVPGETVLGFTDADAVQRTVPVRAADGTEDAPAVVWRTGPRSTEPHLLAVGQPGSGTTSLLRSIALQALPHGDVLIVEGGGTGEFACLVGRAGVLAVECGLSGALASLEWAAHETERRLIAANRARQAGHPAPEDTRRPLWILLDRPSVLGHLAAADGRPDPQDLLQVPLRHGRAAQVTVVVAEQFDSLDVLGETVRGHTRARVVLGPASPEQIASVLGGPPHTTPVPDVPPGRGYARLGTAPVLRLQVPATPDPFDDATSEAHRQAVLELLPERQTATMATIAPAPGSAPDPDVDADTAPTLRKEPGTAALSAPVPAEG; encoded by the coding sequence GTGGCCCGGCGACCACTCCCCCGCATTCTGAGCAGCGGCAGCGCCCAGATCGCTCGCAGCCGAGAGATCGCGCGCACGGCCGCCGACAGCGCCACCGACGTGCTCCATCCGCTGATCACCATCTCGCGTGGTCTGCGGAAGCTGGCCGCGACCGCGCGCGCCAAGTGGGCCGCGACCCCCAAGGAGCGGCGCGGTCCTACGCTGTTCCTGGTCGCGGCCTGCGTCCTGGTCGTCGCCTTCATGCCGTACGGCCCGCTGTTCGCCCTCGTCGGGGTGATGGGCGCGGCCGCCTGGCAGGGGCGGGAGCGCCCGGTCGTCAAGACCGGGCCCGACGACGCCGAGGTCGCCCGGCTCAAGGGCCTCTACGAGGCCCTGGTGCCCTACCTCTCGCTCCCGGACGACCCCGAACCCCTCTTCGCCCACGGCGGGGACTGGAGCGGCGCCTTCTCGGACTACGCCTTCGACGAGGACGGCCGGCCCACCCGGCTGCGCATCGCCTACCCCCCGTACTTCACCGACGGCGAGCCCGCCGCCCGCGCCCGCATCGAGCAGCTGCTGCACGCCAAGTCGGGACGCGGCCGCGAGTACCTCTTCGACTGGGACGAGGAGGGCAACCGGCTGACGATGCACGTGCTCGACGCGCTCCCCACCACCATCGCCGCCCAGCACTTCGTCACCGTGCCCGGCGAGACGGTGCTCGGCTTCACCGACGCCGACGCCGTGCAGCGGACCGTGCCGGTGCGGGCCGCCGACGGCACCGAGGACGCCCCGGCCGTCGTCTGGCGCACCGGCCCCCGCTCCACCGAGCCGCACCTGCTGGCCGTCGGACAGCCCGGCAGCGGCACCACCTCGCTGCTGCGCTCGATCGCGCTCCAGGCCCTCCCCCACGGCGACGTGCTGATCGTCGAGGGCGGCGGCACCGGCGAGTTCGCCTGTCTCGTAGGCCGGGCCGGGGTGCTCGCCGTCGAGTGCGGGCTCTCCGGCGCCCTGGCGAGCCTGGAGTGGGCGGCGCACGAGACCGAGCGGCGGCTGATCGCCGCGAACCGGGCCCGCCAGGCGGGCCACCCGGCGCCCGAGGACACCCGTCGCCCGCTGTGGATCCTGCTCGACCGGCCGAGCGTGCTGGGCCACCTGGCCGCCGCCGACGGCCGCCCCGACCCGCAGGACCTGCTCCAGGTTCCGCTGCGGCACGGCCGCGCGGCGCAGGTCACCGTCGTGGTGGCCGAGCAGTTCGACAGCCTGGACGTCCTCGGCGAGACGGTACGCGGCCACACCCGGGCCCGGGTCGTGCTCGGCCCGGCCTCCCCGGAGCAGATCGCCTCGGTCCTGGGCGGCCCGCCGCACACCACGCCGGTCCCCGACGTCCCGCCCGGCCGCGGCTACGCCCGTCTCGGCACCGCGCCGGTGCTGCGCCTCCAGGTGCCGGCCACGCCGGACCCCTTCGACGACGCCACGAGCGAGGCGCACCGCCAGGCGGTCCTGGAGCTGCTGCCCGAGCGGCAGACGGCCACCATGGCGACGATCGCCCCGGCCCCCGGTTCCGCGCCCGACCCCGACGTCGACGCCGACACGGCGCCGACCCTCCGCAAGGAGCCCGGCACCGCGGCGCTGTCCGCCCCGGTGCCCGCGGAGGGCTGA
- a CDS encoding SGNH/GDSL hydrolase family protein, which translates to MTTLAGPDAGAAQDPGGGPRVGGADGTVPRAGAADRTVPRVGGADGTAPRAGGVQVSGAGRGPVRFVVLGDSLSEGVGDRVGGRWRGWAALLAEGLRADTGTAAFTNLAESGAQSREVAERQLPAALALEPQLASVVVGVNDTLRRTFDIERLARRLDRVCADLTAAGAVLLTACLPDPGRMLGLPAPLARPLARRQRSVNAVVHALSARYGAVHLHLDAPAWTTDRSLWSADRLHPGERGHRAIAAAFHRLLRDRGLADGTPPSPEPEQPPPGRADAALWFATAGTAWVLRRCHDLLPQLLLLAAAELGHAATGTRARLDARAALALSAALSAAPPGEDRHEAASEALSAAPSEAPATASGAPGGTHPATMGP; encoded by the coding sequence ATGACCACGCTCGCGGGCCCGGACGCCGGAGCGGCCCAGGACCCCGGAGGCGGGCCCCGGGTGGGCGGGGCTGACGGGACGGTTCCCCGCGCGGGCGCGGCCGACCGGACCGTTCCCCGGGTGGGTGGGGCCGACGGAACGGCCCCCCGCGCGGGCGGGGTCCAGGTGTCCGGCGCCGGGCGGGGGCCGGTCCGGTTCGTCGTCCTCGGGGACTCGCTCAGCGAGGGCGTCGGCGACCGGGTCGGCGGGCGCTGGCGGGGCTGGGCCGCGCTGCTCGCCGAGGGACTGCGGGCCGACACCGGGACGGCCGCCTTCACGAACCTGGCGGAGAGCGGGGCGCAGAGCCGCGAGGTCGCCGAACGGCAGCTGCCCGCGGCGCTCGCCCTGGAGCCGCAGCTCGCCTCCGTCGTCGTCGGCGTCAACGACACCCTGCGCCGCACCTTCGACATCGAGCGCCTCGCCCGCCGCCTCGACCGGGTCTGCGCCGACCTGACCGCCGCCGGCGCCGTCCTGCTCACCGCCTGCCTCCCGGACCCCGGGCGCATGCTCGGCCTGCCCGCGCCGCTCGCCCGCCCGCTGGCCCGGCGGCAGCGGTCCGTGAACGCCGTCGTCCACGCGCTCTCCGCCCGCTACGGCGCCGTCCACCTGCACCTGGACGCACCCGCCTGGACCACGGACCGCTCCCTGTGGAGCGCCGACCGGCTGCACCCGGGGGAGCGCGGTCACCGCGCCATCGCCGCCGCCTTCCACCGGCTGCTGCGCGACCGGGGCCTCGCCGACGGGACGCCGCCGTCGCCCGAGCCGGAGCAGCCGCCGCCCGGCCGCGCGGACGCGGCGCTCTGGTTCGCCACCGCCGGGACCGCCTGGGTCCTGCGCCGCTGCCACGACCTGCTGCCCCAGCTGCTCCTGCTCGCCGCCGCCGAACTGGGACACGCGGCCACCGGGACCCGCGCCCGGCTCGACGCCCGCGCGGCGCTCGCCCTCTCCGCGGCCCTGTCCGCGGCTCCGCCGGGCGAGGACCGGCACGAGGCCGCGTCCGAGGCCCTGTCCGCGGCTCCGTCCGAGGCCCCCGCCACCGCGTCGGGCGCCCCCGGGGGCACTCACCCGGCCACAATGGGGCCATGA
- a CDS encoding glycosyltransferase family 4 protein — protein sequence MRVVIVTESFPPDVNGVAHCAQQTALHLARRGHAPLVVAPALPGALAATGPDDGAPCPVVRVPSLPLPGYPQVRVALPSRRVAAALAAHRAEIVHLAGPFVLGARGMTAAARLGLPAVAVYQTDLAGYARTYVGAGESAAWRRLRAVHGAADRTLAPSTAAVRDLEAHGIGRIRLWRRGVDTERFRPGLRDEALRRALAPGGETLVGYVGRLAPEKRVDLLAGVCALPGVRLVVVGDGPSEPALRAALPGAVFLGRRTGDDLARIFASLDVFAHTGPYETFCQTVQEAMASGVPVVAPAVGGPLDLVDHRRTGFLVPPDDPDAVREAVAALAAAPALRSVYGRAGRAAVERRTWEAVGDELIGHYREVLRERTAVAA from the coding sequence ATGCGTGTCGTCATCGTCACCGAGTCCTTCCCGCCCGACGTCAACGGGGTGGCGCACTGCGCCCAGCAGACCGCCCTCCACCTGGCCCGCCGCGGCCACGCCCCCCTCGTCGTCGCCCCCGCCCTCCCCGGCGCCCTCGCGGCCACGGGCCCGGACGACGGCGCGCCCTGCCCCGTGGTCCGCGTCCCCTCCCTGCCGCTGCCCGGCTACCCCCAGGTACGGGTCGCCCTGCCCAGCCGCCGGGTCGCCGCCGCCCTCGCCGCGCACCGGGCCGAGATCGTGCACCTGGCCGGCCCCTTCGTCCTCGGCGCGCGCGGCATGACGGCCGCCGCCCGGCTCGGGCTCCCCGCGGTCGCCGTCTACCAGACCGACCTCGCCGGATATGCCCGTACGTACGTGGGCGCGGGCGAGTCCGCCGCCTGGCGCAGGCTCCGCGCGGTGCACGGCGCCGCCGACCGCACCCTCGCGCCCTCCACCGCCGCCGTACGGGACCTGGAGGCGCACGGCATCGGCCGGATCCGGCTGTGGCGGCGCGGGGTCGACACGGAGCGGTTCCGGCCCGGGCTGCGCGACGAGGCGCTGCGCCGCGCGCTCGCGCCCGGCGGCGAGACCCTCGTCGGGTACGTGGGGCGCCTCGCCCCCGAGAAGCGCGTCGACCTCCTCGCCGGGGTCTGCGCGCTGCCCGGCGTCCGGCTCGTGGTCGTCGGCGACGGGCCCAGCGAGCCGGCGCTGCGGGCCGCGCTGCCCGGAGCCGTCTTCCTCGGCCGCCGCACCGGCGACGACCTGGCCCGGATCTTCGCCTCGCTCGACGTGTTCGCGCACACCGGCCCGTACGAGACCTTCTGCCAGACCGTCCAGGAGGCCATGGCCTCGGGCGTCCCGGTCGTCGCCCCCGCCGTGGGCGGCCCCCTCGACCTGGTGGACCACCGCCGCACCGGCTTCCTCGTCCCGCCCGACGACCCCGACGCGGTGCGCGAGGCCGTCGCCGCGCTCGCCGCCGCACCCGCCCTGCGCAGCGTCTACGGCAGAGCCGGGCGGGCCGCCGTCGAACGGCGCACCTGGGAGGCGGTCGGCGACGAACTGATCGGCCACTACCGGGAGGTGCTGCGCGAGCGGACGGCGGTGGCCGCGTGA
- a CDS encoding glycosyltransferase, with protein sequence MDGAGCSAVRGDPGRALRIVRLANFVTPASGGLRTALDRLGRGYAAAGHEPVLVVPGEAASDRETAQGRVITLPGPVVPGTGGYRVLADRPRLRRLLDGLAPDRLEVSDRTTLRWTGEWARRARVPSVMVSHETADGVLRTWGVPEAAAVRAADRLNRRTAWAYSRIVCTTEWAEREFVRIGARNVVRAPLGVDLDRCRPGRRSAVLRARYAGGERVLLVMCSRLSVEKRPGTALDALAALRALGVPAVLVVAGDGPLRAALERRARERRLPARFLGHVADREALADLQAAADVCLAPGPAETFGLSALEALACGTPVVCSASSALPEVVADAGACAADEPAAFARAVRTVLALPEGTRRATARARAELFSWDRATAAFLAAHDAAAVRRETPR encoded by the coding sequence GTGGACGGCGCGGGCTGCTCCGCCGTGCGGGGCGACCCGGGACGGGCGCTGCGGATCGTCCGGCTCGCCAACTTCGTCACCCCGGCCTCCGGCGGCCTGCGGACCGCACTCGACCGGCTCGGCCGCGGCTACGCCGCCGCCGGGCACGAACCCGTCCTCGTGGTCCCCGGCGAGGCGGCGAGCGACCGGGAGACCGCCCAGGGCCGGGTCATCACCCTGCCCGGGCCCGTGGTCCCGGGCACCGGCGGCTACCGGGTGCTCGCCGACCGGCCCCGGCTGCGCCGGCTCCTCGACGGGCTCGCCCCCGACCGCCTGGAGGTCTCCGACCGGACCACCCTGCGCTGGACGGGGGAGTGGGCGCGCCGGGCCAGGGTGCCGTCCGTCATGGTCTCCCACGAGACCGCCGACGGGGTGCTGCGCACCTGGGGCGTCCCCGAGGCGGCCGCCGTCCGCGCGGCCGACCGGCTCAACCGCCGCACCGCCTGGGCCTACTCCCGGATCGTGTGCACCACCGAGTGGGCCGAGCGGGAGTTCGTCCGGATCGGGGCCCGCAACGTCGTCCGCGCCCCGCTCGGCGTCGACCTGGACCGCTGCCGGCCCGGCCGCCGCAGCGCCGTCCTGCGGGCCCGGTACGCGGGCGGCGAGCGGGTGCTGCTGGTGATGTGCTCCCGGCTCTCCGTCGAGAAGCGGCCCGGCACGGCCCTGGACGCCCTCGCCGCACTGCGTGCCCTGGGCGTGCCCGCCGTCCTCGTCGTCGCGGGGGACGGGCCCCTGCGGGCCGCCCTGGAGCGCCGCGCCCGGGAACGGCGCCTCCCGGCGCGGTTCCTCGGCCACGTCGCCGACCGCGAGGCCCTCGCCGACCTCCAGGCGGCGGCGGACGTGTGCCTGGCCCCCGGCCCGGCCGAGACCTTCGGGCTCTCGGCCCTGGAGGCCCTCGCCTGCGGCACCCCCGTCGTCTGCAGCGCCTCCTCCGCCCTGCCCGAGGTCGTCGCCGACGCGGGTGCCTGCGCCGCCGACGAGCCCGCCGCCTTCGCCCGCGCGGTGCGCACGGTCCTGGCCCTCCCCGAGGGGACGCGGCGGGCGACGGCCCGCGCCCGCGCGGAGCTCTTCTCCTGGGACCGCGCGACCGCCGCCTTCCTGGCCGCCCACGACGCCGCCGCCGTCCGCCGGGAGACGCCGAGATGA